The following coding sequences are from one Streptomyces sp. NBC_01294 window:
- a CDS encoding cold-shock protein: MAQGTVKWFNAEKGYGFIAVDGGADVFVHYSAIQMDGYRTLEEGQRVEFEISQGQKGPQADMVKLALG; this comes from the coding sequence ATGGCTCAGGGCACCGTCAAGTGGTTCAACGCGGAGAAGGGCTACGGCTTCATCGCGGTCGACGGTGGTGCGGATGTGTTCGTCCACTACAGCGCCATCCAGATGGACGGGTACCGCACCCTTGAAGAGGGTCAGCGGGTCGAGTTCGAGATCTCGCAGGGCCAGAAGGGTCCGCAGGCGGACATGGTC